A single Methanothrix sp. DNA region contains:
- a CDS encoding MarR family transcriptional regulator, whose amino-acid sequence MIGSVCMLILFLLPLGAASSQEAAEGPVPNQLVLSIYIDEGGRCLINGYIEDLFSLPFLNSSEYSYEDESRQLYAITNALTFKSADNWSVRLESVGIFEEYRAIFYLPADAKLSGVEPSQGLDYLVYAADNSVVAELHGHDITDPAVDIGYALQLADKRVARENTSKAAGTGDVAGGSNPGADSMKYMTIALFILLLTALGLQIHHSRRRSESDGQGSLSTRDGVAAGRPSSSQGCSDHPMEDRPETSIEMAGGIEVSSDIAAVMATLTDKERAILKGLLHRGGRMTQREIGYEMDISRSSLSGILTSMERRKLITKRGNGRTNIIELSERFLNNKERS is encoded by the coding sequence TTGATCGGTTCTGTCTGTATGCTCATTCTCTTTCTCCTCCCGCTTGGGGCTGCATCCAGCCAGGAGGCAGCAGAAGGCCCGGTGCCAAACCAGCTCGTACTGAGCATTTATATCGATGAGGGCGGAAGGTGCCTGATCAATGGATATATTGAGGACCTTTTTTCCTTGCCCTTTCTGAACTCATCAGAGTACTCCTATGAGGATGAGAGCAGGCAACTGTATGCCATCACCAATGCCCTCACCTTTAAATCGGCTGATAATTGGAGTGTGAGATTGGAGTCTGTGGGCATCTTCGAGGAGTACAGGGCCATCTTTTATCTGCCGGCAGATGCAAAGCTGAGCGGGGTTGAGCCATCGCAGGGTCTTGATTATCTGGTTTATGCTGCCGATAATTCAGTGGTCGCTGAGCTCCACGGGCATGATATCACCGATCCTGCAGTTGACATTGGTTATGCGCTCCAGTTAGCCGACAAAAGGGTCGCGAGGGAGAATACATCAAAGGCTGCTGGTACAGGCGATGTGGCGGGTGGATCGAATCCGGGAGCAGATTCGATGAAATATATGACAATAGCTCTGTTCATTCTGCTTCTCACCGCCCTGGGGCTTCAGATTCATCATTCCCGCCGCCGGTCAGAATCGGATGGGCAGGGGAGCCTCTCCACCAGGGATGGGGTCGCTGCGGGCCGCCCATCATCCAGCCAGGGATGTTCTGATCATCCTATGGAGGACAGACCTGAGACCAGCATTGAGATGGCCGGCGGCATAGAGGTGAGCAGCGATATTGCCGCGGTGATGGCCACTCTGACTGATAAAGAGAGGGCCATCCTCAAGGGCCTGCTGCACCGCGGAGGGAGGATGACCCAGAGGGAGATCGGCTATGAGATGGATATATCAAGATCGTCTCTTTCTGGCATTTTAACCTCAATGGAGAGGCGTAAATTGATAACCAAAAGAGGAAATGGGAGAACGAACATAATCGAATTGTCAGAGCGATTCTTGAACAATAAAGAACGATCTTAA
- a CDS encoding glutamate--tRNA ligase gives MCQSMEEIRELIEKYALQNAVKYNAAPNAGAVMGKLMGERPELRSRAKEVSPLISEVLASVEKTSPEEWKRRLEEIAPELLLQLSAKKEPDKGLPSLEGAENGVVMRFAPNPNGPPTLGSARGIIVNSEYVREYGGKFIIRFDDTDPVKKRPMPEAYGWYLEDCEWLGAKPDQVITASERINQYYPIAEELIRQGGAYVCRCPQAAFKEHKEKGIECRDRGQSIEENLELWEGMLDGSLKEGEAVLRLKTDMGHRDPAIRDWPAFRIVTTPHPLVGDRYRVWPLLDFESAVEDHLLGTTHIIRGKDLADSGNRQRYLYSYLGWEYPRVIHWGRVKIHQFGSFSTSKLRRAIEEGIYTGWDDPRIPTVRAMRCRGIRPEALRRFMIDLGVGETDISLSMDSIYAENRKLVDPEANRRFFVWDPVHLDIEGDVPRLARAPLHPTDDRGFREIPAGNKLYICRSDLESSRVGDVIRLKDLCNMEITALEPAKARFLDRDVGKRIRIIHWAPFNGLKVRVLRPDGVDEGLGEAGIAEELGKVVQFERYGFVQVNRIGERIDEPIVAYFAHR, from the coding sequence ATCTGCCAATCAATGGAAGAGATAAGAGAGCTCATAGAGAAATATGCACTGCAGAACGCAGTGAAGTACAATGCCGCACCCAATGCCGGGGCGGTTATGGGCAAGCTCATGGGCGAGCGTCCGGAGCTTCGCAGCCGGGCAAAGGAGGTCTCGCCCCTGATATCTGAGGTCTTAGCCAGTGTGGAGAAGACCAGCCCCGAGGAGTGGAAGAGGAGGCTGGAGGAGATAGCCCCCGAGCTACTGCTGCAGCTTTCAGCTAAAAAAGAGCCGGATAAGGGACTGCCCAGCCTTGAGGGTGCAGAGAATGGGGTGGTGATGCGCTTTGCCCCCAATCCCAACGGTCCGCCCACTCTGGGCAGCGCCCGGGGGATCATCGTCAACTCGGAGTATGTGAGAGAGTATGGCGGCAAGTTCATCATTCGTTTTGATGATACCGATCCTGTGAAAAAGAGGCCCATGCCCGAGGCTTATGGCTGGTATTTGGAGGACTGTGAGTGGCTTGGTGCCAAACCGGATCAGGTGATAACCGCCAGTGAGAGAATCAATCAATATTATCCTATTGCTGAGGAGTTGATCCGCCAGGGGGGAGCATACGTCTGCCGCTGCCCCCAGGCGGCCTTCAAGGAGCATAAGGAGAAGGGGATAGAGTGCAGGGATAGGGGCCAGAGCATCGAGGAGAACCTGGAGCTGTGGGAAGGCATGCTGGATGGAAGCCTCAAAGAGGGAGAGGCAGTCCTGCGGCTGAAGACCGACATGGGCCACAGAGATCCAGCAATTCGGGACTGGCCAGCCTTCAGGATCGTCACCACCCCCCATCCGTTGGTGGGCGACAGATACCGGGTCTGGCCTCTGCTCGACTTTGAGTCGGCGGTGGAGGACCATCTGCTCGGCACAACTCACATCATCCGGGGAAAGGATCTGGCGGACAGTGGAAACAGGCAGAGGTATCTGTACTCCTATCTGGGCTGGGAGTATCCCAGGGTGATTCATTGGGGCAGGGTCAAGATTCATCAGTTCGGCTCCTTTTCCACCAGCAAGCTGAGACGGGCGATTGAGGAGGGCATCTACACCGGCTGGGATGATCCTCGCATTCCGACTGTCCGGGCGATGCGCTGCCGGGGCATCCGGCCTGAGGCCCTGCGGAGGTTCATGATCGATCTGGGCGTGGGGGAGACGGACATCAGCCTGAGCATGGACTCGATCTATGCCGAGAACAGGAAGCTGGTCGATCCCGAGGCCAACCGCCGCTTCTTCGTCTGGGATCCAGTGCACCTTGATATCGAGGGCGATGTCCCCCGGCTCGCCCGTGCCCCTCTTCATCCCACAGATGACCGGGGCTTCAGGGAGATTCCCGCCGGAAATAAGCTCTATATCTGCAGGAGTGATCTTGAGAGCTCCCGGGTGGGGGATGTGATCCGGCTGAAGGATCTATGCAATATGGAGATCACAGCCCTTGAGCCGGCGAAGGCCAGGTTCCTGGATAGGGATGTGGGAAAGAGGATCAGGATCATCCACTGGGCACCTTTCAACGGCCTCAAGGTCAGAGTGTTGAGGCCTGATGGGGTGGATGAGGGGCTGGGAGAGGCGGGGATTGCCGAGGAGCTGGGGAAGGTCGTGCAGTTCGAAAGATACGGATTTGTGCAGGTCAACAGAATTGGCGAGCGAATTGACGAGCCTATAGTGGCATATTTTGCCCACAGATAG
- a CDS encoding elongation factor 1-beta, translating into MPDAIDVKSRATFIPARPVASQDHEVKLMGDAAVRMRVMPESTDVDLEKLAEDIKKAVPSFARMHAIEQKPIAFGLKALIVVTIMDDKGGRSPDEIEEAVRNLPGVESVEVEEVGLI; encoded by the coding sequence TTGCCAGATGCAATAGATGTAAAAAGCAGAGCAACATTTATACCTGCAAGGCCTGTGGCTTCACAGGACCATGAGGTGAAGTTAATGGGAGATGCAGCAGTAAGAATGAGGGTAATGCCTGAGAGCACAGATGTCGACCTGGAGAAGCTGGCCGAGGATATAAAGAAGGCCGTGCCCAGCTTTGCCAGAATGCATGCCATAGAACAAAAGCCCATCGCATTCGGCCTCAAAGCCTTGATCGTCGTGACTATCATGGATGACAAGGGCGGCCGCAGTCCGGATGAGATCGAGGAAGCAGTGAGAAACCTTCCCGGCGTGGAGTCCGTGGAAGTGGAAGAGGTCGGTCTCATTTAA
- a CDS encoding AI-2E family transporter, with product MASAVLLIAFAATIYVTKAFVAPLLLSFFIAFVLFPVYSRIHCLTGRKNLSAVLSLLLVVLFFMTFLLSAINAIATETSGLFSSQENIAQSAGIYITQKTEESLETLNVVLNNFVSQPTAERTIERLRELVKPFIEAPRDWMISNMLPQFASIAAYAATSFISELPVLMSQFFVAIMITYYLLIGGSSAVKGFLLILPERDIMNYFVRELNRIYNNLFNVYLLTSLITGLLAAIGFALFGVPYPFLWGLTTAIFALLPMIGPPVIFLPICIYFLLTGNYVSGIGLLIYSLIFINTIPENVIRPKLASQGAKIHPSITLLAFAAPIFVVGVLGFIIGPLLYGFLLAAFRTRIHMLKEEGAIDEKELIEISEGEKPSPSYGFCDLGARARSALERLKRSFAK from the coding sequence TTGGCATCCGCAGTGCTTCTCATTGCTTTTGCTGCCACAATATATGTCACAAAAGCATTTGTTGCCCCCCTCCTCCTGAGCTTCTTCATCGCCTTTGTACTGTTCCCTGTCTACTCCCGCATTCACTGCTTAACTGGACGAAAGAATCTGTCGGCCGTTTTATCGTTGCTGCTGGTGGTTTTATTTTTTATGACCTTTCTTCTCAGTGCGATCAATGCCATTGCCACTGAGACCTCAGGCCTCTTTTCCTCCCAGGAGAATATCGCTCAGTCCGCTGGCATCTATATAACCCAGAAGACTGAGGAATCTCTGGAAACCCTGAATGTCGTGCTGAATAACTTCGTCTCCCAACCGACTGCAGAGAGAACAATAGAGCGGCTGAGGGAGCTGGTAAAGCCTTTCATCGAGGCCCCCAGGGACTGGATGATCTCCAATATGCTCCCCCAATTCGCATCTATCGCCGCCTATGCGGCCACAAGCTTCATAAGCGAGCTGCCTGTGCTCATGTCCCAGTTCTTTGTGGCCATCATGATCACATATTATCTTCTTATTGGCGGCTCAAGTGCAGTAAAAGGCTTCTTGCTCATCCTTCCGGAGAGGGATATCATGAACTATTTTGTGCGGGAGCTTAACCGGATCTATAATAATCTTTTTAATGTGTATCTTTTGACCTCCCTGATAACCGGGCTGCTCGCCGCAATCGGATTCGCCCTGTTTGGAGTGCCATATCCCTTCCTGTGGGGGCTGACAACGGCCATATTCGCCCTCCTGCCCATGATCGGGCCGCCGGTGATTTTTCTGCCCATATGCATCTATTTCCTACTGACCGGCAACTACGTATCGGGCATTGGCCTGCTCATCTATAGCCTGATCTTCATCAATACCATCCCTGAGAACGTTATCCGCCCCAAGCTCGCCAGCCAGGGGGCAAAGATTCATCCCTCCATCACCCTCCTCGCCTTTGCCGCCCCCATCTTTGTGGTGGGGGTTCTTGGATTTATAATAGGACCCCTTCTTTATGGGTTTCTCCTGGCGGCGTTCAGGACCCGAATCCATATGCTAAAGGAGGAGGGAGCAATAGATGAAAAGGAGCTTATAGAGATTTCAGAAGGAGAAAAACCGTCCCCCTCCTACGGGTTCTGCGATCTGGGTGCGAGGGCGAGATCGGCTCTGGAACGCTTGAAGAGGAGTTTTGCAAAATAA
- a CDS encoding helix-turn-helix domain-containing protein, protein MLMGRKAKPESPEEMAMVHHALENPTRRRMLILMNEGLLTVDEIAQAVGDRMLDYQLHRMELAGLLEIHDGQITLTEAGVAYGRLVKLEKDKGGADKIMLEDLQAHL, encoded by the coding sequence ATGCTGATGGGACGCAAAGCCAAACCCGAGTCTCCAGAGGAGATGGCCATGGTGCATCATGCACTGGAGAACCCCACCCGCCGGAGGATGCTCATCCTCATGAACGAGGGCCTGTTGACAGTAGATGAGATAGCGCAGGCGGTGGGCGATCGAATGCTCGACTACCAGTTGCATCGGATGGAGCTGGCAGGACTGCTGGAGATACATGATGGGCAAATAACCCTCACCGAAGCGGGAGTGGCCTATGGCAGGCTGGTAAAACTGGAGAAGGACAAAGGCGGAGCGGATAAAATAATGCTGGAGGATCTCCAGGCCCACTTATAG
- a CDS encoding sirohydrochlorin cobaltochelatase has translation MDSPGEAGILLAPYGSASPRAMATYERILASYRRSFPGMPILLAFTSGLMIKRLEEREGIAVLSIGEGLEQLSGLGCIQAVAQSLHIVPGGEFHRLASQARGYELKEADREERLRISIGLPLLSGLEDCLRLSGALPPLWNEPPRGEEEDAVLLAGHGTGHPADALYSQMAQVLRRDHGRVLLGAIEGFPGIEEMIEELKACGAEKIRLRPFLLVAGGHAKNDIAGPGRDSWKSTLEREGFEVDVRLKALGEMDGVVALLQEHTRRALESMKRGCLNPAAGT, from the coding sequence TTGGACTCTCCAGGTGAGGCAGGCATTCTCTTGGCACCCTATGGCTCCGCCTCTCCCCGAGCCATGGCCACATATGAGAGGATCCTGGCCTCATACAGGAGGAGCTTTCCTGGCATGCCCATTCTCCTGGCCTTCACCTCCGGCCTTATGATAAAGAGGCTGGAGGAGAGGGAGGGGATTGCTGTTCTGAGCATCGGGGAGGGCCTGGAGCAGCTCTCAGGCCTGGGATGCATCCAGGCGGTGGCCCAATCGTTGCATATCGTTCCTGGGGGAGAGTTTCACCGTCTGGCATCTCAGGCCAGAGGGTATGAGTTGAAAGAGGCGGATAGAGAAGAGAGGCTGAGGATCAGCATCGGTCTTCCCCTCCTCTCCGGCCTGGAGGACTGTCTGAGGTTATCCGGGGCCCTGCCCCCTCTGTGGAATGAGCCCCCCAGAGGGGAAGAGGAGGATGCAGTGCTTCTGGCCGGCCACGGCACCGGCCACCCCGCTGATGCCCTCTACTCTCAGATGGCTCAAGTCCTGAGGAGGGATCATGGCCGGGTATTGCTGGGCGCCATAGAGGGGTTTCCTGGAATCGAGGAGATGATAGAAGAGCTGAAGGCCTGCGGGGCGGAGAAGATCAGGCTGCGCCCTTTTTTGCTTGTGGCCGGAGGGCATGCCAAAAACGATATCGCAGGCCCTGGCCGGGATTCATGGAAGAGCACTCTGGAAAGAGAGGGATTTGAGGTGGATGTCCGCCTGAAGGCTTTGGGCGAGATGGATGGAGTTGTAGCATTGCTCCAGGAGCATACGAGAAGGGCTCTGGAGAGCATGAAGAGAGGTTGCTTGAATCCTGCTGCCGGCACATGA
- a CDS encoding carboxymuconolactone decarboxylase family protein, with translation MKPENKELIRALLENKDSIQEDIFLDSKAMLGMVPFILKLMARRPEFMIFSCLKDFYVLRPKSLEPKTAELLAVAAAAASGADQCLKVHMNAAARAGASEDEILDAVFIAALIGQTKILASSLRTFRQFEADQSPE, from the coding sequence ATGAAACCGGAGAATAAAGAGCTTATACGGGCCTTGCTGGAGAACAAGGACTCTATTCAGGAGGATATCTTCCTGGACAGCAAGGCCATGCTGGGCATGGTGCCCTTCATCCTGAAGCTGATGGCCCGCCGTCCAGAGTTCATGATCTTCTCCTGCCTGAAGGACTTCTATGTCCTGCGGCCCAAGAGCCTCGAGCCCAAGACCGCAGAACTGCTGGCCGTTGCTGCCGCTGCTGCCTCCGGTGCAGACCAGTGTCTGAAGGTGCACATGAACGCTGCCGCCCGGGCAGGGGCGAGCGAGGATGAGATCCTGGATGCAGTCTTCATCGCCGCTCTCATCGGCCAGACCAAGATCCTGGCCTCCTCCCTTCGCACCTTCCGGCAGTTCGAGGCCGATCAGAGCCCGGAGTAA
- a CDS encoding GHMP kinase, whose product MAKILIRGGDLDLVEYEFQPFLPGQHIKTLGLERDYKLTPVSGTVTVTAPGRIHLTVLDMNRFAPNRPGGGGTGFALQIYCSAQVECTPSGLEIDYSREPIVRHFVEVFKKTVGYEGGFKITVRDHQRKHVGLGSTGSVLLALGHAMNTALGSPLNREQIRLLIGHNYVEETEDGRVANGFETGVGPAAATYGGMVITGDELALVYQQRFAEGKNVFVTIPPTIVSSAGRSEFDLLMNRARNLDYQDRELKAYLLLMDLIPALEKDDLKKIGDIIWEIEFRGSKRAEVEHHGFEIYRYMSILRDAGLEFVGMSSVGPSIAIVTERSRDEVAKIIEPLGLEIAVETKVDNTGLKVRVD is encoded by the coding sequence TTGGCAAAGATATTGATTAGAGGTGGGGATCTGGATCTGGTGGAGTATGAGTTCCAGCCCTTTCTCCCGGGCCAGCACATAAAGACCCTGGGATTGGAGAGAGACTACAAGCTCACGCCAGTATCAGGTACGGTCACTGTTACCGCTCCAGGCCGCATCCATCTGACGGTACTGGATATGAACCGCTTTGCCCCCAACCGGCCAGGGGGTGGAGGAACGGGCTTTGCCCTGCAGATCTACTGCTCTGCCCAGGTGGAATGCACCCCCTCTGGCCTGGAGATCGACTATTCCCGCGAGCCAATAGTGCGCCATTTTGTAGAGGTATTTAAAAAGACAGTCGGCTATGAGGGCGGATTCAAGATAACAGTCCGCGACCACCAGAGAAAGCATGTCGGCCTCGGCTCCACTGGATCGGTCCTCTTGGCTTTGGGGCATGCCATGAACACTGCTTTGGGCTCCCCCCTGAACAGAGAGCAGATCCGCCTGCTCATCGGTCACAACTACGTGGAAGAGACAGAGGATGGCCGGGTTGCCAATGGCTTTGAGACCGGCGTGGGCCCGGCAGCAGCCACCTATGGAGGCATGGTCATAACCGGCGATGAGCTGGCCCTCGTCTACCAGCAACGATTTGCCGAAGGCAAGAATGTCTTTGTCACCATCCCCCCCACCATCGTCTCCTCCGCCGGCCGCTCTGAGTTCGATCTGCTCATGAACCGGGCCAGAAATCTCGACTATCAGGACCGGGAGCTGAAAGCTTATCTGTTGCTCATGGATCTCATCCCCGCTCTGGAGAAGGACGACCTGAAAAAGATCGGCGATATCATCTGGGAGATAGAGTTCCGGGGCTCAAAGAGAGCAGAGGTGGAGCACCACGGCTTTGAGATCTACCGCTATATGAGCATCCTTCGAGATGCAGGCCTGGAGTTCGTGGGAATGAGTTCTGTTGGCCCTTCCATCGCTATTGTCACTGAACGCAGCCGGGATGAGGTGGCGAAGATAATCGAACCTCTGGGCCTCGAGATCGCTGTGGAGACCAAAGTGGATAATACAGGCTTGAAGGTCAGAGTGGATTGA
- a CDS encoding uridylate kinase, producing MPSYVLKLGGSLIDTAREFMCALITLAEEEEAGFLVLPGGGPFADLIRDIVAQEGLSEEAAHWMAVLAMEQYAYFLADGTGAQLTCSLRLPEKGEVTLLLPYRALTEEDLCPEHSWDYTSDSIALLVAARLGIPLIKVTDVDGVLIGGEVAEELAACQLLDKESCIDQGTIRLLLGELSGMRVWVLNGSDPAAFAQAFRSGKGGTFINGQKLSPSDQPMGRFIQ from the coding sequence ATGCCGTCTTATGTCCTTAAGCTGGGTGGGAGCCTCATCGACACTGCTCGGGAATTTATGTGCGCCCTGATCACCCTCGCGGAGGAGGAGGAGGCTGGCTTCCTCGTGCTGCCCGGGGGGGGCCCGTTTGCCGATCTGATCAGGGATATTGTGGCCCAAGAGGGGCTGAGCGAGGAGGCCGCCCACTGGATGGCAGTGCTGGCTATGGAGCAGTATGCCTATTTCCTGGCTGATGGGACTGGAGCTCAGCTGACCTGCAGTCTCCGCCTTCCGGAAAAGGGAGAGGTGACCCTCTTGCTCCCTTATCGAGCTCTGACTGAGGAGGACCTCTGCCCGGAGCACTCCTGGGACTATACATCTGACTCCATAGCCCTGCTGGTGGCAGCAAGGCTTGGCATACCCCTGATCAAGGTTACAGATGTGGATGGAGTATTGATTGGCGGAGAGGTGGCGGAGGAGCTTGCTGCCTGCCAGCTCCTGGATAAGGAGAGCTGCATCGATCAAGGCACCATAAGACTGCTTTTAGGAGAGCTCTCGGGAATGAGGGTCTGGGTGCTGAACGGCTCCGACCCGGCGGCATTTGCACAGGCTTTTAGGAGCGGGAAAGGGGGCACATTTATCAACGGACAGAAGCTTTCCCCATCCGATCAACCAATGGGAAGGTTTATACAGTGA
- a CDS encoding NUDIX hydrolase, with protein MKRDIKTPLLAVDAVILFQGGIVLIRRANPPHQGCYALPGGFVEIGETVEEAMKREAREETGLDIDLLGLVGIYSDPARDPRGHVVSAAFLARGKGQLQSGSDARSAEVFPWEELPRLAFDHDQIISDSLHLAEKLGSLK; from the coding sequence ATGAAAAGAGATATCAAGACCCCGCTTCTGGCTGTGGATGCCGTCATCCTCTTCCAGGGAGGCATTGTGCTCATAAGAAGGGCCAATCCTCCTCACCAGGGCTGCTATGCTCTTCCTGGGGGTTTTGTGGAGATTGGAGAGACGGTTGAGGAGGCCATGAAGAGGGAAGCCAGGGAGGAGACCGGCCTGGACATCGATCTGCTGGGATTGGTGGGCATCTACTCCGATCCCGCCCGCGATCCGAGGGGGCATGTGGTCTCTGCCGCCTTTCTTGCCCGGGGTAAGGGGCAGCTCCAGTCCGGCTCGGACGCCCGGTCAGCGGAGGTCTTCCCCTGGGAGGAGCTGCCCCGTCTGGCCTTCGACCATGATCAGATCATCAGCGATTCACTCCATCTGGCAGAGAAGCTGGGGTCACTGAAGTGA
- a CDS encoding HVO_2753 family zinc finger protein, which produces MKNEQPERCISCGITLTGVGGSRFPCPSCGTVIARCNRCKKQSNIYTCKACGFTGP; this is translated from the coding sequence ATGAAGAACGAACAGCCAGAGAGATGCATATCATGTGGCATAACGCTGACCGGCGTGGGCGGATCCAGGTTTCCCTGTCCAAGCTGTGGAACCGTGATTGCCAGATGCAATAGATGTAAAAAGCAGAGCAACATTTATACCTGCAAGGCCTGTGGCTTCACAGGACCATGA
- a CDS encoding CRISPR-associated protein Csx3, translating to MTKFLSIISKIHNGSLMIMKGKAPILYLERHCTNFASPAADIAFYDLRLGVVAVATQSQE from the coding sequence TTGACAAAGTTCCTGTCGATTATATCAAAAATCCACAACGGCTCGCTGATGATCATGAAGGGCAAAGCACCCATCTTGTACTTGGAACGGCACTGCACAAATTTCGCTTCCCCTGCGGCAGACATCGCTTTTTACGATCTCCGACTGGGGGTAGTGGCAGTGGCCACCCAAAGCCAGGAGTGA